The DNA window AATGTGGGCGGGAAGGGAGCGAGTATAGATCACCGTGGCGACGGCATTGGCGGTGTCGTGAAAGCCATTGACGAACTCGAAGCCGAGCGCGATCAGCAACGCGACGAACAGCAGAATGTAGGGCAGATAGGAGGTTACCCGCGTGTCGGTGGCGTCGACATCGGCGTAGATGCTGTAGGCGACGAACAGCAGCGCGGCGGCGACCACCCCCATGTAAATGATGCCGGTCAAAGGATGAAAGCCGCCATCGAGGTTCGGTCCGCCCCGGCGGGCGGGCTCGATCGAACCCGGTAACGCTACATCGCTCATGCTAATTCTCCCCTAATCGCAATGCCCCGACTTTGCTCGATGCATGTGACAGGACCGTGAAGCGCCGGGTTGAAGCTGGGCCCGAGCACCCGCTGCATCGCGTCGCTCCAACCGCTTTCCTTTTGAAAGCCCCGGAACATTGACCATGAGGTGACGTTGAGACCCGGGGACATCCCGCATTTAAATCCGTCTCACGAAGGGAGCGCGCCATGACCACCAAAGACAAGGACCTCAATGACCTCTTCCTCGATACGCTCAAGGACATCTACTATGCCGAAAAGCAGATCTTGAAGGCGCTGCCCAAGATGGCGAAAGCGGCCAGTTCCGAAAAGCTGCGCGCGGCATTCGAAAAGCACCACGGCGAGACCGAAGGCCAAGTCGAACGCCTCGAACAGATTTTCGAATTGATCGACAAGCCGGCGCGCGCCAAGACCTGCGAAGCGATCCAGGGCATCCTCGACGAGGGCAAGGAAGTCATGGACGAGTACAAGGGTTCCGAGGCGCTGGATGCCGGCATGCTTGCGGCGGCCCAGGCCGTCGAGCACTACGAAATCTCCCGCTATGGTACGCTGAAGCAATG is part of the Bradyrhizobium erythrophlei genome and encodes:
- a CDS encoding ferritin-like domain-containing protein codes for the protein MTTKDKDLNDLFLDTLKDIYYAEKQILKALPKMAKAASSEKLRAAFEKHHGETEGQVERLEQIFELIDKPARAKTCEAIQGILDEGKEVMDEYKGSEALDAGMLAAAQAVEHYEISRYGTLKQWAQQLGMKDAVRLLDATLQEEKKTDQSLTSLAEGAVNLAAAA